The DNA region ATTATCAGAAACAAATAAGTCCTTATCTTAATGGACAATAATGGATACCAAACAAAAACATAGACCTATGCTCTTGCCGCTACTTATGAAACACTGAATGGGAGTTTCTGTTTCTTGAGTAATCTGGAAAATTTTTGGGTTAAGGGATCAGGAGACTATTGCAGGCTCTGGTTGTAATGACCATGCAGTTTGGATGCCTTTTTAACGTTTTCCTGCAGCTAATTGTGCTGATAAAATTTTGACTATCACAATCTAATTTGAGAATAAGTTGGTGTCATATTCTTCTTTTCTATGTTCCCAAAAGCTTGCCAGCTCTTCTTTGTAAGCTTCTTTCATggtttaaatatatgatatagcTTGTGAATTGAACTATCCTATGTACTATTGTCCATATAATTGTTTGGTGTAATGACTTCACCTGCGGAACAGGTCAGACAGATATTGGTTGATGATCCTGGAAATTCCGAATATGTGGACATGGAAAGGGAGCTTAAAGAGGTACTCTTTTGTTTTTGGCTACTCCCTTCCAGttgttccttttcttttccttataaATTTTGCTTGGACATACCTAGTATGTATCCATATAATGTTATATGTATTAGTTCTTTTTATCCTTTAGTATGTCACAGAGTGACAATGGTTGTTTTGAGAAACAGATTCCACCTATCATCAAACACTGAGGGTCCCAGGCCCATCTCCAACTGTTGTTAATTGGATGTCTAGTTGTCCGTgaaactttctttctttcatttctctacCTTCTCTCTTTTGAAGGAATCAAGATGTTGCTCAGTGAAGCAACATCAGTTATTCTAATGGCACATCTGGAGGTGTATTTTCGTATCAGGACTGAAAAAGGTGAGGATGGTTTCTATGTTACCTAAAGTCCGTACACTCCAGAGATGGGAACTTTATGGGAATGAGAACATTTTTTAGATCTATATGTGAAAATTGAGGACTTCATCAAGATGCACATCACTTCTATCTTGGTTGCTGTGCAGGTGTGCATGTGTCGTGATGGCCTTCctgctctctccctctctcctgaTTTCAGATGTTCACTGAGATTCTAAGTTTGAATACTGACATTAATTTTCCCAATGTTGTTACTGAATAGatgtgcatgtgtttttttttttctttgagctgGGGCTAAAGTTGTTCGGATGCAGGTGATTGCTTTGACAGAAGAGCTCCTTGCAACCGCAAAGCAAAATGATATTTCTGGATCAAATACTGGGAGAAGTGGTAGGACATCCCCAAACATGCTCCTGTCTGAGAATAATAACATGGTAAATCCATATCCctttgaattatttttgtgtttggtTCTTGGGTGGTAAATCTGCTTCGTCTCATCATGAAGGCAGAAGTTACAAAagaatgtgaatttttttcaaTGCTCTTTAGATTTGGCTTCTATGTAAAATATTGAACACAGTATCATCTATTACCTTTCGCAATTGCCAAATTGTTCATCAAATATTTCCTTTGACAAATGCATGTTGcctacatattttattattgcttttgtttttgttgattttggatTCTATTCACTCGCTTTGGTTATCgcatggtttttttatttttgtttttttcatgcAGGACTCAAGAAGCAGTTTTTATAATCACGAAAATTTTCCTATTGGCACAAAAGTTCAAGCTGTTTGGAGTGAAGATGGGGAGTGGTATGTGGAAAATATAGAGATGTCTGCTTTTCTATCAATCTGTGTTTTCTCTTTCTCATTTGTTTTACCCTTGTTTTTTGGTGTTTCATTTGTTGATTATTCAGGTATGAAGCAATGATTGAGGCGCATACTCCAAATGGCTATTATGTTTGTTATGATGGATGGGGGAATAAAGAAGAGGTATTATATCTGTGGCCACAGTTTTGAATAATTAACTCCTTATTCCTCGATGCATCCTCTTATTCTATCCTCATATTGCATCTTGTCGCTGCAAATCTGTTCATAttcttaaaatttacattctccAGGTCTCATTAGCATTCACATttgtttttcctattttttataTGGAGTAAAGGTTTCCTTTCCAGCCAAATTGCTTGTGCATATTTTCATAGCTCAACCTAGCTATAATATCACTGTGAAAAGTTATAGCTGTCAGCTAGCTCATGATATTTTTTTGTCCTAGAACATAGGTTCTCCGAATGTTGTCCTTAATATCCCTAAGCTTTTACTTAGTGTCGCCATTGAACATGCAGTTAGTGCCataacatggcaccaatgagTGAAGtgccccctcccctccccccacCCCACTCTTTCTAATGTTTTTCCATCCCCACCTTGAAAGGCCCACTAACATCATCTGGAGGAGGGTTATAAGTGTACAAATTTCTTCCATCACATAGCTAATTCTAATAGAAGGAAGAATTGTCTGGATTTCTTATTCGTTAATGACAAGATTTCTTCTAATCATGACGACATTCAAGAGCATATTGTGAAGTTCTACAAGAAGTAATATAGCAGTTCCATTGGAGGCCTAAGTTCGATGgtcttcctttttaattctattGATGGAGAGGAGGCGAGCTGTTTTTAGCATTCTTTTGAGTTATTAGACGTACTAGAAGTTGCAGAAACTATGAATGGAGACCAAGCCCCAGGCATGGATGGGTTTTCCTTGGCCTTTATTCAGGGTCAGGAGGTATCAGAGGAGGTTATTGTGAATGTTCTTAATGAATTTCATTCTAAAGGCATGCTTGAAAGACATTTGAATGCAACTTTTGGGGAATGGCTCACCTATTGTTTACACTGTAcacattttgtttctcttttcacTCATTTAATGCAACTTTCATGTAATTGTGTTTTCTGAAAGCAGCCATCATAACCATCACCTATCTTTTCTCTCATGATCTTGACTACCCTGGCTCTGCCAACTTTCATGTAATTGTCTCCTTCTCCCATGATCTTAACTACCCTGGCTCCACCATTAATACCACCTTCAGTATGACAAACCACCAACGGCAGCCACTGAGTAGCTTCTTCACCTTTCATGTAACATACCATCTTCACTGCAGCATCATTTCCACTATGAGCATCCTCTTTCTTTCTCCAGCCTTTTTATAATATGGAGGATGATAGCTGATAATGCTCATCAAGTGAGTTCAGTGTGCCATCCATATTTTCCCCCTGCCTGATTGTTATATTCCTTCTCAAAGGTTTACCAGTTTTGTAGATATGAAACCTAAAGGAGAAAAATGGTAACAAAGGAAAGGTTTTGCAAATGATATGTAGAGAACTCCAATAATGGAAGGAACTATCCAAATGTGATCAAGTTGGAcagaaacaaaaatgaaatagCTGAGAGGATACATGTGCCATCTGCTAAAGCAATCCCTTGCAAACAGGATcgacttaatatttttttcctcaacatTGGAATTAAGTTGATGCATTAGCCTCTAAATGCTTTTTTCAGATATTGATTTCTTCTTTTCATTGCATACCAAGCCAATCTAAATGCTTTTTTCAGATATTGATTTCTTCTTTTCATTGCATACCAAGCCAATCTAAACTTATTGGATTTATCCTTTTGCCTGCAATTTGATTCATTCTTTTGCATCGATTGGTATTAGATCATAAGCAGCATTGTTATTTCCAGGTGGATCCTGCCAATGTAAGACCAATTCAAGAGGGGGTCGTTAATGCTTTGACTGAAGCTGAGAGAGCAGCTGAAGCTACCAAACAAGCTATTAAGCGTAAGATTGCACTGGCTGCTTCTGCGGACTTCCAGTCACGGAGTTTACCAGCGAAGCTTCATATAGATCCTGATGACCCAGAGGACGTGGTAAGATTTGCATGCTACTTACCattgaaaaatgaaaaccatGGATATCTTTGGTACAGAATTTGATAATTACTTCTACTCTGTCTGATATCTTTGGTTTTGCTAGCGGTTGATTATTAAGATTTGTATGGTTCATATAGCTTCATTAACATTTACAGAAAGCTGCGAAGCGTAAGAAGATACATGCTTTTAAGTCAAAGATGCGGTTTGAGCAACTTGAAGTCACACAGAATAAGCGGCAGAATGCTTGGCAGCAGTTCCAGTCAACCAAAGGCAAGACTAAGAAGGTACTTTTGGCAGAGATTTTTGTGTCGTGCATACAATAGGAAATTTATTATTCTTTCGTTGTCTTCTGAATGATATCTTAACTCCACATTTCAGGTCAATTTCATAACTTGTTATATTTGTAATCGGTACATTGCCATTGCCCCCCTAATCTGTAGTCTCCTGTTTACTTTGTCAGATTGGTTTCTTTTCGGGGCGCAAACGGGAAAGCATCTTCAAGTCTCCTGAAGACCCACAAGGTAAGGTTGGTGTTACTGGAAGCGGAAAGGGTTTAACTGAGTTCCAAAAGAGGGAAAAGCATTTACATCTCAAGGGAGCGACCGTTGAGACTGATGATTAGCTTAGTTTTTCCATTTCCTCACTCTGCTTAATCGAACTCATTAGCAAACTATGGAGTCTTATAACAGGATGTACGATTCACTGATCGTTCATGGAGATAAGCTTTTCAtcgtttttaattaattaaagcttTTAGCACGAGACGAATGTGCACTTTCTCACACGGTTCTTGAATCCTCTCTCGATTCGAAAGGAAGTCGCGAcgtaattaagaaaaattaagaataaggCAAAAAATTGTTCAAAAGTAATTCCCAGCCTGCAGGCTTCCACCGGTACGAAGATATCATATGGGGGATGACAGATTACGCCGTACCCAAACAATGGATGTAATGTAGTCCGCATGAAGAGGGCAAGTGGCTGAAAGGGGTAACGAGGAAGGCAACAAGAGCCCCATCAAGACCATTATTGGAAAATTATACTTATTACGCTATAACATTATTATCCTATTTTTATCTTACTAAGAAGAGGTAGCATTGCTATTCAACTTTTGACAGTCTTCTTAATAGAAGATAATCCAATAGTGAAGGAAAGTGCCATATTTACAAAACAAGAGAGGGTGTAATGGTAGTAGTATAGCATATAACATCACTCAACAAACCATTATATAAACCCATGTAATTCGTTAAGAATCCACGGTAATATTCGTTAAAGATAAAATGAGTGGTAGTTTTGGAATTTTAATCATGTAATCCCAAGATTTTTCCCGAGGgctatcaataaaaataatgagcttatataaagaaaaaaaaaaagagacaagGATATTCACGTACGTAAAGATTACTATGATCTCGTATGTCTGCACAATCAGAGTTATAATAACAAAACATCTATAGGACTTCATTTCCGTATCTGATGGTAAATACAGGTAATTGTGTATTCAGCTTGTCCATGCCAGAAGTGGGAAATTATTCTGTACTTCTACCTGGACCAACCTAAGGGCAAATGGTCGTAGGATCGTATAACTAACTAAGTCAAAGATGCAAACTCGATATAAGGAAAACCATAAAACAGTCTTCCCATGAAAAAGAACATAGTGTGTGGTTCTTTTCTAAAAGCTTCACACAACAACCCAAATCCTCAAAAGCCCCTTTCTTAGACGTATCATCAGCTCCACCGACACTTCCATCTTTTCTGCCCAGGAGTGCATTCATCAAAAGGATGCAGTCCATTTTATTCCTCACTTACTGCAAGAACTCCAATTAACAATAGGATAGCGAGGCTTCAACACGTCCATCATTCATTCCTGATGGAATAGTACTTTTCCCAGAGTGCAGGAGATCTCGATATTTCCGTCATAAGATTCTTGAATTCAAGGCTGCAATCTCCTCCACTGCAGAACAGAATATAGTTCAATACTAGAAGTTTCATTGATAAGACAAAAACAAACGACAAAGCACAGGACAGATAAGAACACTTGCGGGAACAGGGAGAAAATATGTAGGGAAGGGAGCCAATGATATCACATAACTATTGGTTTCACCACGAAGTTGAATAATCACTTTAACTGATTATAAACATCCGAAGAGCCTCAGTTCCCAACCTCTTTCTTCAAAGCAATGAgagtcactttttttttttttttgacaagtcacTTTAAACATTGAAAGCAATGGTAGTCACTTTAACCATCTAAACCCACACGTTTGGTGATGAAGCCAGCTACTCCTTGAATGGAGAATCCAGGTTCTCAACATATTCCCACGTAGAATCACTATAACAATGTTCCAACTCTGATTCCCATGTCGACAAGTTGAATTTACTCAAATTGTctgaaaattatatcaatttcataattttatggAGACAGAAGCACATAAACTACTTCATGTTAAGCATCAGAGAAGATGAATAACCATTATGTCCATTTATCAAACAACACGGAACAGTGGcatacaaatataaaattctttataaaaaactACTATATCTTTAGTAAcattagtttttcattttcaatggaACTCAAAGAATGCAAGTTACAACTAAATAAGGACGTTTGATCTATAATTTAATCAGATTTAAAGCGTCCTTCACTTCAGATCCAGATACCTCCAGATATCTTGCCTTCAGTTGCTGTCACTAGCTTGGCTGGAAAGGTTCTTTTCTAACAACTAatggaaattttaataaatttcaaGAAGAGGTTAAATCCAAGTAGACAGGTATTATGAAAAAAACCCATCAACATTGAAAGAAACCCGGCTCGAAAATTTTATCATTGATGTATGGGCAGCCTCGGATGGAATCTGTCCACATTAGGGAATGGTGGGATTAAGGAAGAAAAGGGGCTACCTCTCATTATGTAGCTCCGAGTCCCTAAAGGACcccaaatataaaaataaaagttccTCCCATATTCTGATTAAGGAGAAGTGGCCTGAGTAAGGTACAAAAGATGATTGCATGGATGTTCATATGTCCACAACACCATGAAAAAGTGCATGCTTGCCATCTAAAAGCCCCATATCAAGATGTACTGAATAGTGATGTGAAGTCCGTATATGAAGTTCCTAGGATAGATTTTTTTATCGATAGTTTCTAGGATACATTGGCAAGAGAAACACCAGACAGATCAGGTAAGTACCTTCCCTAAGGGAGCAAAATCAAAT from Carya illinoinensis cultivar Pawnee chromosome 6, C.illinoinensisPawnee_v1, whole genome shotgun sequence includes:
- the LOC122314268 gene encoding survival of motor neuron-related-splicing factor 30-like; this encodes MQGGGGEEVSIEELASNLATYKDQLLQVRQILVDDPGNSEYVDMERELKEVIALTEELLATAKQNDISGSNTGRSGRTSPNMLLSENNNMDSRSSFYNHENFPIGTKVQAVWSEDGEWYEAMIEAHTPNGYYVCYDGWGNKEEVDPANVRPIQEGVVNALTEAERAAEATKQAIKRKIALAASADFQSRSLPAKLHIDPDDPEDVKAAKRKKIHAFKSKMRFEQLEVTQNKRQNAWQQFQSTKGKTKKIGFFSGRKRESIFKSPEDPQGKVGVTGSGKGLTEFQKREKHLHLKGATVETDD